Below is a window of Sulfurisphaera ohwakuensis DNA.
AGCTCTTGAAAATCTTTGTAAATTCAGACAATATGGTCTTAAAGTAAATGTACAAACTGTTGTAACTAGATATAATTTACATAAGTTAGAGGAAAAAGTCAAGAAAGTTAGGGAATGCAATTATAAAATAGTAATATTACCTGCAATAGATTACCCAGAATCTAAAGTGAAATTATCTCCAGATCCAGTAGAATTATATGAAGTTATGTCAGATCTAAAGAGAAAGTACGGTGCAACAATTAATAATTCATGGGGATTTATTAATGCATTAATTGGTAAGACAAGAATAAAAAGAGTTGTTAGCTACGCTATTTCCATTTATCCCAACGGCGATTTGCCTTATCCAGATGATATAAATGGAAAGATTGTAGGTAATTTAGCTATTGAAAAACTGAATGATATATTGAAAAAACCAGTAGTAAAAGAATTGCAGAATTATATGCTGAATAACCAAGCAAAATTTGAGTATCTTCATTTACAAACAGCCTCGTTTAATAGTGTAAAAGATCTTGCTGAATACGTGTATGAAATGATAAAATGGAGATTCCTTGGGAAAGCTTAACCAAATATTTTCTTATAAATTTCCTGTAAGTCTTCTGTTACTAAATGAGTATATATTTGTGTTGTTCTGATATCCTTATGCCCCAACAATTTTTGAACTACTGGTAATGGCATTCCTTTTCTTATAGCTTGTGTAGCAAATGTATGTCTCAAAATATGTGGTCTTAAATCAATCCCTAATTTTTTGCCTAATCTTTTAAGTTTCCGATATAAAGCATGATAAGTCATGTTGAAAAGTATTCCATTATCTTCTATGTTCCTCAAATAACTCTTTAATAACCTAGCTGTTTCTTCTGTGAAAAATACAATTCTTTCCTCACCATTCTTTGTATTTCTAACAATTATATATCTTCTTTCTATGTTTATATCGGATTTTTTAATAGAAAGTAATTCTTTAGAACGTAATCCTGTATCTAATAAAAGTTGAATTAGTAGTCTGTCTTTTAGTTTTTTCACATTTTCTTTTATCTTAATTATTTCTTCTTCTGATAAAGCTCTAATTTCTTTTCTTCTAATTCTAGGTATAGTTGGTTTTACATCTACTCCTAACCACTTTAAGAATCTTAATACTGCTATTATATAATGCCTTGCAGTCACTGATTTTTTTCTTCTTTTTTCTATCTCATTTTCATTTTTAGATTTTGTTTCTCTACTTAGAATATTTCTAATCCAATTATTTAAATCATAGGCGGTAACAGTCCTTGGATCTTTTCTTATATAACTAAGAAAATCAGATATTGCTATTGAATATAATCTTATTGTATTTTCAGAGGCTCCTGCAATCGTTAAAGCCGTAATAAATTCGTCGAATGGGTTGATAATGACATCTGGCTTACCTAATTGTAGTTTCACATTAGATATCTTGGTCTTAGTAACACTTATTAAGGTAATAGAGTGTTACCATAAACATTTCTATTAAAATATAGAAAGAAATACCCAATGGCAAAACTACTTATACCCCTAACCCACTTAAAATAATATGGGGTACCCAGGGACCTCATGATAAGGAATGATGATCCCCCTGACCCCCCAAGGTCCCTGGGTACTCATAAATGATATAAAAAGCCCATTTTTCCATTTCTAATTAAATAATATCTTTCAATGAATCTTTTCATTAACTGTCTCATCTTTGAAACTTTCACTACTTCTATCTTTCCATTCCATAATTTATCTGATCTTATATGTATTCCTTCTTTTCCAGTATCAATAATAGTTATGAATATAGGTCTGAATGGACTATTGATTTTGCCTAGAATATAATTTGCTACATAAATTCCAGTTCTCATAGCAAGTTCGCCTAACTTTGGATATCCTTGAATAAGATCACCTATAACAAATGAATTTTCATATTGAAGATACTCATTTACTTTAAGAAATGAACTAAACGGATGAGGAGGTTTACATGAGGGAATTACATCTTCTGGCTTTTCTGTTTCTTTAATCCCATATTTTTCCATATAATATTTTATTGTAGAGCTAACTTTTTCTCCAAGATACTGCAAGTAGTTACCATAATATTTTACATCTTTTCCTAAATTTTTAAAATAAAAAGCTAATTGAATTGCTAGATAATCATTTGAAGGATCCTCAGATGTAATACGTAGTTTATCTTTTCTTTTTATTTCATTTATCTTAATTAATATGTCGTTTTTATTGCATCCTAATGCGACAATAAGATTATCTGGGCTATATTCATATTTATCAGTCTTTACCCATTTGCTTTTAAGATCTATATCTATTACTTTCTCTCTTTTAACAAAAGTGAGTTTCTTTGAAAATGGCTTATTGTTAATCAAATTTCTTAAATATGCAGTATAAAATACAAATTCTTCCTTTTCCGCTATTAAATTAGTTTTGAGTATATGGTACGCATTAATTCCTGCATATCCAGCTCCTAATATTAGACTATTCATGATGGGATAAATTAAATTTCCCAAAAATATACAATTTGTTGTGAAAGTAAAGTTAGCGTATTCAAAGGATGAAGAATTAAAACCACTACTTCCTTTATTAAACGGTAGGATAAATAATAGAGGATATGATTTTGAAGTAGCTAAAATAAAGGAAGACGAGATAAAATTCAATCTTAATAATTTTGATCTGCTTTTTATACCTCTTCCTGTTTTAACTCTTGTTAAAGATATTAAAATCCTAACGAATGGAAGTAATGTAACGGAGAAACTTTTTATAAAGAGAATAAAAGAGGACAAAATATTAAAATTATTAGTCAGTGGCACAAATTCCACAGAGTTTTATCTAGCAAAAATCTTGATTAATAGTAATATTATGCCTGCTTTTTCTAATTATAACTCAGTAATTAATTATAATGATGGGGATCTTGACCTATATAATGAGTGGGTAAAATACTGTGGTA
It encodes the following:
- a CDS encoding radical SAM protein — its product is MNRDLKAFKWFIKTQILKDPFNPAYATFKVTSRCNLHCTFCSPDYYSGKLGEGSTEIIKRIIDNLRDSSIVVLSFEGGEPTLRNDILELLEYAHDGSFYVMLTTNGYRLNDEDFLVKLADRIDFLHYSIDEYHWNVKALENLCKFRQYGLKVNVQTVVTRYNLHKLEEKVKKVRECNYKIVILPAIDYPESKVKLSPDPVELYEVMSDLKRKYGATINNSWGFINALIGKTRIKRVVSYAISIYPNGDLPYPDDINGKIVGNLAIEKLNDILKKPVVKELQNYMLNNQAKFEYLHLQTASFNSVKDLAEYVYEMIKWRFLGKA
- the xerA gene encoding site-specific tyrosine recombinase/integron integrase, translated to MKLQLGKPDVIINPFDEFITALTIAGASENTIRLYSIAISDFLSYIRKDPRTVTAYDLNNWIRNILSRETKSKNENEIEKRRKKSVTARHYIIAVLRFLKWLGVDVKPTIPRIRRKEIRALSEEEIIKIKENVKKLKDRLLIQLLLDTGLRSKELLSIKKSDINIERRYIIVRNTKNGEERIVFFTEETARLLKSYLRNIEDNGILFNMTYHALYRKLKRLGKKLGIDLRPHILRHTFATQAIRKGMPLPVVQKLLGHKDIRTTQIYTHLVTEDLQEIYKKIFG